A single genomic interval of Parvularcula marina harbors:
- a CDS encoding PH domain-containing protein: MSYVRETLAPGEDIVKVAHFNWTYWAPTWIWLFVSILPLCYAAFLSIEDRLPGDPVWVYGISAIPAALGLLGLMSHWIYIITTEIAVTSSRFIFKKGLVSRHSNEVSLNKIEEISLDQTVMGRIFGYGRLILRGTGVGVIKLPDIDNPIEFRRAIEGAKSRLREAPDDREYPASPSKPETPFDPSPNGMSPTAIKATVGSEKKKKKTKLAKRKGQKTFKAPVLPQKLR; this comes from the coding sequence ATGAGCTATGTCCGCGAAACACTCGCCCCGGGCGAGGACATCGTAAAGGTGGCCCATTTCAACTGGACCTATTGGGCCCCGACCTGGATCTGGCTGTTCGTGTCGATCCTGCCGCTCTGCTATGCCGCCTTCCTGTCGATCGAGGACCGGCTGCCCGGAGATCCTGTCTGGGTTTATGGCATCAGTGCCATCCCCGCCGCCCTCGGCCTTCTGGGGCTCATGAGCCACTGGATTTATATCATCACGACCGAGATTGCCGTGACGTCGAGCCGGTTCATCTTCAAAAAAGGGCTGGTCTCGCGGCATTCAAATGAGGTGAGCCTCAACAAGATCGAGGAAATCAGCCTTGACCAGACCGTCATGGGACGGATTTTCGGCTATGGCCGGTTGATCCTGCGCGGCACCGGGGTCGGGGTCATCAAACTGCCCGACATCGACAATCCAATCGAGTTCCGCCGCGCCATCGAAGGCGCCAAGTCCCGCCTGCGCGAGGCGCCGGACGACCGTGAATACCCCGCCTCCCCCAGCAAACCGGAAACGCCCTTTGATCCGTCCCCGAACGGCATGTCACCGACAGCCATCAAGGCAACTGTTGGCAGCGAGAAGAAAAAGAAGAAAACAAAACTGGCCAAGCGCAAGGGTCAGAAGACTTTCAAGGCACCCGTTCTGCCGCAGAAATTGCGTTAG
- a CDS encoding DUF4328 domain-containing protein: MSCIVTYSDGTTASVDPSELRRLMDAGIVSPTDQVTLPDTGRAIPAQETAAKPKDEARPDLRTLSARRVRFKYAAIAFIAANLFMAFSNLHGAQVIDKLVDGDEDYYRYPEEVANFVDLHQSTAGIVYLITLTLCAVFYSMFFFRAMRNMRQLKAQEAEMHPGWVIGWNFIPIAFLFKPFSGVRQIWQASQRLSGHPHKELSLLRWWWAGWIIVIIVGRITSRIGVSGVFGEVTNYELYTLGLKIDAAMSILLVATTIMLMKIIKRVNTAQSQLFALSGKDS, from the coding sequence ATGAGCTGCATCGTCACCTATAGCGACGGGACAACTGCGTCCGTTGATCCAAGCGAGCTGCGGCGTCTGATGGATGCGGGCATTGTCTCGCCGACAGATCAGGTGACCCTGCCCGACACCGGCCGTGCAATCCCCGCTCAAGAGACCGCGGCGAAACCCAAGGATGAGGCGCGCCCTGATCTAAGGACCCTCTCTGCCCGTCGAGTACGATTTAAATATGCCGCTATCGCCTTCATTGCCGCCAATCTTTTCATGGCATTTTCGAATTTGCATGGTGCGCAGGTCATCGACAAGCTGGTCGATGGGGATGAGGATTATTATCGCTACCCGGAAGAAGTCGCAAATTTCGTCGACCTGCACCAATCGACAGCGGGTATTGTCTATCTGATCACCCTGACCTTATGCGCGGTCTTTTATTCCATGTTCTTCTTCAGGGCGATGCGAAACATGCGTCAGTTGAAAGCGCAAGAAGCAGAGATGCATCCCGGTTGGGTCATCGGCTGGAACTTCATTCCGATCGCCTTTCTCTTTAAGCCATTTTCCGGTGTCCGGCAGATCTGGCAGGCTTCGCAAAGGCTGAGCGGCCATCCGCATAAAGAGCTCTCTCTATTGCGTTGGTGGTGGGCCGGCTGGATCATCGTCATCATTGTTGGCCGGATTACATCACGCATCGGGGTGTCAGGTGTTTTCGGCGAAGTCACCAATTACGAGCTTTATACTCTAGGCTTGAAGATCGATGCAGCCATGTCCATCCTTCTCGTCGCAACGACCATAATGCTGATGAAGATCATCAAGCGCGTGAATACGGCGCAGAGCCAGCTTTTTGCTCTATCCGGAAAGGACAGCTAA
- a CDS encoding GAF domain-containing protein has protein sequence MSSKSALYEQVQKEILSVLEGEKNQIARMSTIACLLAHAFPENIWTGFYMVDTENPRELVVGPYQGTLGCLRIPFDKGVCGAAARTGETQVVADVHDFPGHIACDSRSVSEIVVPLRNAHGELYAVLDIDSPHAGTFDETDKVALEVLVAAVFGG, from the coding sequence ATGAGCAGCAAATCCGCTCTTTATGAGCAGGTTCAGAAAGAAATCCTCTCAGTTCTTGAGGGAGAGAAGAACCAGATCGCGCGCATGTCGACGATTGCCTGCCTGCTTGCGCACGCCTTTCCGGAGAATATCTGGACCGGTTTTTATATGGTGGATACGGAAAATCCGCGCGAGCTCGTGGTCGGTCCTTATCAGGGAACGCTAGGTTGCCTGCGCATCCCGTTCGACAAGGGTGTTTGCGGCGCCGCCGCCCGAACGGGTGAGACGCAAGTCGTTGCTGACGTCCACGACTTCCCCGGCCACATTGCTTGCGACAGCCGTTCGGTCAGCGAGATCGTCGTGCCCTTGCGCAATGCGCATGGCGAGCTTTACGCCGTTCTCGACATCGATAGTCCGCATGCGGGCACATTCGATGAAACCGACAAAGTCGCCCTCGAAGTCCTCGTCGCTGCAGTCTTCGGCGGCTAA
- a CDS encoding fumarylacetoacetate hydrolase family protein: MNSSFFVLEPQPPVTVPTSNGRVFPIRRIFLIGRNYAEHVRELGGDPKADPPVFFTKPADAAIVPDETSPGVPFAPMTEDLHFEAELVLALKEGGTDLPVEGADALIWGMGLGCDLTRRDLQHAAKAAGTPWDMAKGFDHSAVLAPLVEGAVLDPATELTLTRNGEICQRSALENMIWSPAEIISELSKFVQLQPGDLIFTGTPEGVGPLAIGDEVEITAGALPPLRFVMTKGSAAENETKA, from the coding sequence ATGAACAGCTCTTTCTTTGTCCTTGAGCCCCAGCCCCCTGTGACCGTGCCAACTTCTAATGGCCGGGTCTTCCCCATACGGCGTATTTTCCTGATCGGTCGCAATTATGCCGAGCATGTGCGCGAGTTGGGCGGCGATCCGAAGGCGGACCCGCCGGTCTTTTTCACAAAACCCGCTGATGCGGCGATCGTGCCTGATGAGACATCGCCCGGCGTGCCATTTGCGCCGATGACGGAGGATCTGCATTTCGAAGCAGAGCTTGTGCTCGCGCTCAAAGAGGGCGGTACGGACCTGCCGGTCGAAGGAGCCGATGCGCTGATTTGGGGGATGGGGCTAGGCTGTGATCTCACCCGCCGCGACCTGCAACATGCGGCCAAGGCGGCGGGCACACCGTGGGACATGGCAAAGGGGTTTGATCATTCAGCCGTGCTCGCGCCGCTGGTTGAAGGCGCGGTTCTTGATCCGGCAACCGAGCTGACGCTCACTCGCAATGGCGAGATCTGCCAGCGCTCCGCGTTAGAAAACATGATCTGGTCGCCAGCAGAAATCATCTCCGAGCTGTCGAAATTTGTGCAATTACAGCCTGGCGATCTTATATTTACGGGGACACCGGAAGGTGTCGGCCCACTCGCCATCGGCGATGAAGTGGAAATCACAGCTGGCGCGCTTCCGCCCTTGCGGTTCGTCATGACGAAGGGCAGCGCCGCCGAAAATGAGACGAAGGCATGA
- a CDS encoding tetratricopeptide repeat protein: MRKTGLSMGIALVALMGVAAAQPPVNQQHFAAEAVARDAASYAASWHTTSGALGEFSAQTVNAIVGNEGFVNLRELRREASYGNPDAEAALGLFHLTSTGEAYDPIAAFAYNSAAAEAGMPVAQTSLGLQYLNGVGTTRDTAKAAHWFEVAAKGGHTQAAYQTGVMYLEGEGVEDDSLMARYWLLRARENGDRRATRLLADFATF; encoded by the coding sequence ATGCGGAAAACCGGTCTTTCGATGGGGATCGCGCTCGTGGCGCTGATGGGTGTTGCGGCAGCTCAACCCCCTGTAAATCAACAACATTTTGCGGCCGAAGCGGTGGCGCGAGATGCCGCCAGCTATGCGGCGTCGTGGCATACGACATCTGGCGCGCTGGGGGAGTTCTCGGCTCAGACGGTCAATGCGATTGTCGGCAATGAGGGCTTTGTCAATCTGCGCGAGCTGCGCCGGGAGGCCTCATATGGCAATCCGGACGCCGAAGCGGCGCTGGGTCTCTTCCACCTGACCTCGACGGGTGAGGCCTATGACCCGATCGCGGCCTTTGCCTATAACTCTGCAGCTGCAGAAGCCGGGATGCCGGTCGCCCAGACCAGCCTCGGGCTGCAATATCTCAACGGTGTCGGCACGACCCGTGACACCGCGAAAGCGGCGCACTGGTTCGAAGTCGCAGCCAAGGGCGGCCATACGCAAGCGGCCTACCAGACCGGCGTCATGTATCTTGAAGGCGAAGGCGTCGAGGATGACAGCCTGATGGCCCGTTACTGGCTCCTGCGCGCGCGTGAGAATGGCGACCGCCGGGCAACCCGCCTGCTGGCGGATTTTGCGACTTTCTAA
- a CDS encoding LytTR family DNA-binding domain-containing protein has protein sequence MQLMQRLKSLWESALDHDLRVQLVTMVGAVAFMVILEPFNTDLWSFWEKVIYWGVCIPAGYAGSFFFERWIYPTLLRRGLKNWRPLIHIPCIAAGAMVGIFVIEAVLREPVPLRYVTYLGGYVLVVTTVLWGIVMIGTHGFSSESREEVEDEAFRGFRSQWPPELRGAQLQALSAEDHYIRLHTDAGEALIAGTFSEALKAVGQQPGTQVHRSWWVAEDAPLTLSRKGGKWELDLGEGRKAPVSRRFRPEVRAKGWDRLGA, from the coding sequence ATGCAGCTCATGCAACGGCTCAAATCGCTCTGGGAAAGCGCGCTCGATCACGACCTGCGGGTGCAGCTCGTCACCATGGTCGGGGCGGTCGCCTTCATGGTGATCCTTGAGCCCTTCAACACCGATCTCTGGTCATTCTGGGAGAAGGTCATCTATTGGGGCGTCTGCATCCCGGCGGGCTATGCCGGCAGTTTCTTCTTCGAGCGCTGGATCTATCCGACCCTTCTTCGCAGGGGGCTGAAGAACTGGCGCCCGCTGATCCATATCCCCTGCATCGCCGCCGGGGCGATGGTCGGGATTTTCGTCATTGAGGCGGTGCTGCGTGAGCCGGTGCCGCTGCGCTATGTCACCTATCTGGGCGGCTATGTGCTGGTGGTGACGACCGTCCTCTGGGGCATCGTCATGATCGGCACGCACGGATTTTCGTCCGAGAGCCGCGAAGAGGTGGAGGACGAGGCTTTCCGCGGTTTCCGCTCGCAATGGCCGCCGGAGCTGCGCGGGGCGCAGCTACAGGCCCTATCCGCAGAAGATCATTATATCCGGCTTCACACCGATGCGGGCGAAGCGCTGATCGCGGGGACGTTTTCAGAGGCCCTGAAAGCTGTCGGCCAACAGCCGGGGACGCAGGTTCACCGCAGCTGGTGGGTGGCAGAAGACGCGCCCCTGACGCTCAGCCGCAAGGGGGGCAAATGGGAGCTTGACCTTGGTGAGGGGCGAAAAGCGCCTGTCAGCCGCCGTTTTCGGCCAGAGGTCCGTGCCAAGGGCTGGGACCGGCTGGGCGCATGA
- a CDS encoding DUF2141 domain-containing protein produces the protein MRRIFPLPILALMLGACASSGAAETLTMDEGRDDGLADLTIEMSVEILEGDVRVILFKGADAYNGGKPLAQGVKPAAAMLTFSVEGIEPGEYGIKAFHDVNGNGELDTNVLGIPNEPFAFSNNAPANFGPAKWEDAAFTVSAPATLHKMEIK, from the coding sequence ATGAGAAGAATTTTCCCCCTGCCTATCCTCGCCCTGATGCTCGGCGCCTGCGCCTCGTCCGGCGCAGCCGAGACCCTCACAATGGATGAAGGCCGCGATGACGGCCTTGCTGACCTGACCATCGAGATGAGTGTCGAAATCCTCGAAGGCGATGTCCGGGTCATCCTCTTCAAGGGGGCGGACGCCTATAATGGCGGTAAGCCGCTGGCCCAGGGGGTCAAGCCCGCCGCCGCCATGCTGACCTTCAGCGTCGAGGGGATCGAGCCCGGCGAATACGGCATCAAGGCGTTCCACGATGTGAACGGCAATGGCGAGCTCGACACCAATGTCCTTGGCATTCCGAATGAGCCTTTCGCCTTCTCGAATAATGCGCCGGCCAATTTCGGCCCGGCCAAATGGGAGGACGCCGCTTTCACCGTCTCCGCCCCCGCCACCCTGCACAAGATGGAGATCAAGTGA
- a CDS encoding carotenoid oxygenase family protein: MNRRFFIKSAMAGVVAASPLMQFAKAAPGKIMKGYQSAPDAGFARKTMRLVAGDVPKGFRGTYFLNGPAKHDRGGERYEHWFDGDGMVHAFRFGDEGATHEGRFVETPKFIEEREAGRFIYPTFGTIPENPGPITGPDDINAANISVLSVGDQIWALWEGGSPTALRPDDLSTEGFVTLGEGLKGVPVSAHPRVDTDGVIWSFGNAAMSGQLLLYKIMPDGSLAKFKVLNDLPHSMVHDFTMSERYLIVGFAPFLAENNDGAYLDRFNWHGDQARQYVVIDKESFEIVRRYELPAGFVFHHSPAWEEKDGTIRFGACTYKNADIMLVDTRAIMKGDVYAGNNHAVFEAVTLYPDGRAVATTDGGAAEFPVADPRLAGKASTTFHIGRQKAENYLSNTLFARNEAGDVTGSWAASADTEMGEHVAVPKAGGGVWLIGTEFDAARGRTLVSLFDGDALSAGPRAVWEAPQTLPVPLHGTWVGA; the protein is encoded by the coding sequence ATGAACCGCCGCTTCTTCATCAAATCCGCCATGGCCGGGGTCGTTGCCGCCTCCCCGCTGATGCAGTTCGCCAAAGCCGCGCCGGGCAAAATCATGAAGGGCTATCAGAGCGCGCCCGATGCGGGCTTTGCCCGCAAAACCATGCGGCTGGTCGCGGGCGATGTGCCCAAGGGCTTCCGGGGCACCTATTTCCTCAATGGCCCCGCCAAGCATGATCGCGGGGGTGAGCGCTATGAGCACTGGTTCGACGGCGACGGCATGGTCCACGCCTTCCGCTTCGGCGATGAGGGCGCAACCCATGAAGGGCGTTTCGTTGAAACCCCGAAATTCATCGAGGAGCGCGAGGCGGGCCGTTTCATCTATCCGACCTTCGGCACGATCCCGGAGAATCCGGGGCCTATCACCGGGCCGGATGACATCAATGCGGCGAATATCTCCGTCCTGTCGGTCGGGGACCAGATCTGGGCCCTGTGGGAAGGCGGCAGCCCGACCGCCCTGCGGCCAGATGATCTCTCTACGGAAGGGTTCGTCACGCTGGGCGAAGGTCTTAAAGGCGTGCCGGTCTCGGCCCATCCGCGCGTCGATACGGACGGGGTGATCTGGAGCTTCGGCAATGCCGCGATGAGCGGCCAGCTCCTTCTTTACAAGATCATGCCCGATGGCAGTCTTGCGAAATTCAAGGTGCTGAACGATCTGCCCCATTCCATGGTGCATGATTTCACCATGTCGGAACGCTATCTGATTGTCGGCTTTGCGCCCTTCCTCGCGGAGAACAATGACGGCGCCTATCTCGACCGCTTCAACTGGCATGGCGATCAGGCCCGGCAATATGTGGTGATAGACAAGGAAAGCTTTGAGATCGTCCGGCGCTATGAGCTGCCCGCCGGGTTCGTCTTCCACCACTCGCCCGCCTGGGAAGAGAAGGACGGCACGATCCGGTTTGGGGCGTGTACCTATAAAAATGCGGACATCATGCTGGTCGACACGCGGGCCATCATGAAGGGAGATGTCTATGCGGGGAACAATCATGCCGTCTTTGAGGCGGTCACGCTCTATCCAGATGGCCGGGCCGTTGCGACCACCGATGGCGGGGCGGCGGAATTCCCCGTCGCCGATCCACGGCTCGCCGGCAAAGCCTCAACGACATTCCATATCGGGCGGCAGAAAGCTGAGAACTATCTCAGCAATACGCTCTTTGCCCGGAATGAAGCGGGTGACGTGACGGGAAGCTGGGCCGCCAGTGCCGACACCGAAATGGGCGAGCATGTCGCAGTCCCCAAGGCAGGCGGCGGTGTCTGGCTCATCGGTACGGAATTCGATGCCGCCCGCGGGCGGACGCTGGTCTCGCTCTTTGACGGCGATGCTTTGAGCGCTGGCCCGCGCGCGGTCTGGGAAGCCCCGCAGACCCTGCCCGTCCCGCTGCATGGGACATGGGTCGGGGCGTAG
- a CDS encoding potassium/proton antiporter — protein sequence MESGILFISSLVLAGFLLIPLSRRLGAPILLLVLIGGMLVGEDGPGGVHFDDFEAAYSLGSLALAIILFSGGLSTPSASLRGALGPSVLLATAGVVITALLVGLAASMIIGIPFELALLLGAVVASTDAAATFLLIQQNRIELPERLRNTLVLESGINDPMAIFLTIAMTAVVNQGETLSAATLAEFAPMFLLQIGFGLLAGLSAGRVLAWILDRIHLPEGLYAPMALAGAMVVYSATASLGGSGFLAIYLCGLVVSGSLKRSPDRIIHFSEGLQWLSQIALFMMLGILVTPTRLIEVFIPALLIALALMFIARPAAVIICTLPFRLKLNETVYLSWVGLRGAVPIYLAILPVITPGPVDTIFFNTVFVIVVASLLMQGWSVTLSARLLGLDKAQKA from the coding sequence ATGGAAAGCGGTATTCTTTTTATCAGCAGTCTCGTCCTCGCCGGATTTCTGCTGATACCGCTTTCCCGACGGCTTGGCGCCCCCATCCTCCTCCTGGTGTTGATCGGCGGGATGCTGGTGGGAGAGGATGGCCCCGGCGGCGTCCATTTCGATGATTTCGAAGCCGCCTATTCGCTGGGCAGTCTGGCCCTTGCGATTATCCTGTTCTCAGGCGGGCTGAGCACGCCATCGGCCTCGCTTCGCGGCGCGCTTGGGCCGTCCGTGCTGCTCGCGACGGCAGGGGTCGTTATCACCGCCCTGCTGGTCGGGCTGGCCGCCAGCATGATCATCGGCATCCCGTTCGAGCTTGCCCTGTTGCTGGGGGCGGTCGTTGCCTCGACAGATGCAGCGGCGACGTTCCTCCTCATTCAGCAAAACAGGATCGAGCTTCCCGAAAGGCTGAGAAATACGCTGGTCCTCGAATCCGGGATCAACGATCCGATGGCGATCTTCCTGACCATCGCCATGACCGCCGTCGTCAATCAGGGAGAGACCCTGAGCGCCGCGACGCTTGCCGAGTTCGCGCCCATGTTCCTGCTGCAAATCGGATTCGGCCTGCTGGCCGGCCTGAGCGCCGGGCGCGTGCTCGCATGGATCCTCGACCGCATCCATCTTCCCGAAGGGCTTTATGCGCCGATGGCACTGGCCGGGGCGATGGTAGTTTATTCCGCAACCGCATCACTGGGCGGCAGCGGTTTTCTCGCCATCTATCTTTGCGGTCTTGTCGTATCGGGCAGTCTGAAGCGCTCGCCCGACCGCATCATCCATTTCAGCGAAGGGCTTCAATGGCTCAGCCAGATAGCCCTGTTCATGATGCTGGGCATACTGGTCACACCAACCAGGCTGATCGAAGTGTTCATCCCCGCCCTGCTGATCGCCCTTGCCCTGATGTTCATTGCCCGGCCTGCCGCCGTTATCATCTGCACACTACCATTCAGGCTGAAGCTGAACGAGACGGTCTATCTGAGCTGGGTGGGGCTGCGCGGTGCCGTCCCGATCTATCTTGCCATCCTGCCTGTGATCACGCCGGGACCGGTCGACACGATCTTCTTCAACACCGTTTTCGTGATCGTCGTCGCATCGCTGCTGATGCAGGGATGGAGCGTGACCCTTTCCGCGCGCCTGCTTGGCCTCGATAAAGCCCAAAAGGCCTGA
- the gabT gene encoding 4-aminobutyrate--2-oxoglutarate transaminase: MSAPDGKNEFLSNELLVARRNDACPAGLPSKSGIYAERAEGAELWDVDGKRYIDFIAGIGVLNVGHRHPKVQEAIKVQLEKVVHTAFGVAQYESYIALAERLNGLMPKSSQWKTMFMNTGSEATEQVCKFARRITGRPGLIAFEGAFHGRSLLATALTGKSDPYKIGFGPFPPGIYHAPYPNEYRGLSSDEALARLKELCTTSIRAEDVAGIIIEPVQGEGGFIPAPDEYLRGLREFCTEHGIMLIADEVQTGFARTGKMFAIEKSGVEPDFLVCAKSIAGGLPLSAVIGKADLFDKIGPGGMGSTYGGNPVSCAAALAVLDVIEEEGLIERAEHIGAKVEACWKELQEGVAKGVFGHVRRVGAMAAVECVTHGDVPDGQVAAAIQARAREHGLIFLTAGKKAHVIRTHVPLTASDAIVEEGLGLFVKATEEVLKG, translated from the coding sequence ATGTCTGCACCTGACGGGAAGAATGAGTTTTTGAGCAATGAGCTGCTGGTGGCGCGCCGCAATGACGCCTGCCCCGCCGGTCTGCCCTCAAAATCGGGAATTTACGCTGAACGCGCGGAAGGCGCGGAGCTCTGGGATGTCGATGGCAAGCGTTATATCGACTTCATCGCCGGGATCGGCGTCCTCAATGTCGGCCATCGCCACCCCAAAGTGCAGGAAGCGATCAAGGTCCAGCTCGAAAAGGTCGTCCACACGGCCTTCGGCGTCGCGCAATATGAAAGCTATATCGCGCTGGCTGAGCGGCTGAACGGCCTGATGCCGAAATCGTCGCAATGGAAGACGATGTTCATGAATACCGGCTCGGAAGCGACCGAGCAGGTCTGCAAATTCGCCCGCCGCATTACCGGCCGTCCGGGCCTTATCGCCTTTGAAGGGGCCTTTCATGGCCGCTCGCTCCTGGCGACCGCGCTGACGGGCAAGTCCGACCCCTACAAGATCGGCTTCGGGCCGTTCCCGCCGGGCATCTATCATGCGCCGTATCCGAATGAATATCGCGGGCTTTCTTCTGATGAAGCGCTGGCCCGACTGAAGGAGCTGTGCACGACTTCGATCCGCGCCGAAGACGTGGCCGGTATCATCATTGAGCCGGTGCAGGGCGAGGGTGGCTTCATTCCGGCACCGGACGAATATCTCCGCGGGCTTCGTGAGTTCTGTACCGAGCACGGCATCATGCTGATCGCCGATGAGGTCCAGACCGGTTTTGCTAGGACGGGCAAGATGTTTGCAATCGAGAAATCAGGCGTTGAGCCCGACTTCCTCGTCTGTGCAAAGAGTATTGCGGGCGGCCTGCCGCTCTCGGCGGTGATCGGCAAGGCGGACCTCTTTGACAAGATCGGCCCGGGCGGCATGGGCTCGACCTATGGCGGCAACCCGGTCTCCTGCGCAGCAGCCCTCGCCGTCCTTGATGTCATCGAGGAAGAAGGCCTGATCGAACGCGCTGAGCATATCGGCGCGAAAGTCGAAGCCTGCTGGAAAGAACTTCAGGAAGGCGTCGCCAAGGGCGTCTTCGGTCATGTCCGCCGGGTCGGCGCCATGGCGGCGGTCGAATGCGTGACCCATGGCGATGTGCCCGATGGGCAGGTCGCAGCGGCCATTCAGGCGCGTGCGCGTGAGCACGGCCTCATCTTCCTCACCGCCGGCAAGAAAGCCCATGTCATCCGCACCCATGTGCCGCTGACGGCTTCCGATGCCATCGTCGAGGAAGGCCTTGGCCTCTTCGTCAAGGCGACCGAGGAAGTGCTGAAGGGGTAG
- a CDS encoding M20 family peptidase gives MRFRLSGLAVLVLFIAVIIGRTLSYGPSGESAPRLEAPDAPAMSGEEIGRHLGEAIRFQTVTSKAGAPEAGEEQPWLDFHDWLAATYPAAHEAMTLEKVAGLTLLYQWEGSDPSLNPIILMAHQDVVPVNPGTEGDWDAPPFAGEIIDGILVGRGALDDKASLITLMEAAEGLTQSGFAPKRTVYFLFGHDEEVAGIGAKSAFALLEERGVTADMVLDEGMVTVANAPLTGGPLTIIGVAEKGYLTVELRVSGEGGHSSTPPRDNAVVRLSRALVALEENQFPSHLNEQPLKDFFRGMAPDMSFVIRMALANRWLLGSQVEKELAKLPTADALVRTTIAPTMLEGSTKENVLPQRASATVNFRIHPSDSVEKVLDHIRKVTRDIDGVEIIALDGFASEPSPVSSAKTQAFAALSAAASSSISPDAPIVPGLVLGATDARFSYGVSENVYRYMPALLHTDEIGGIHGTNEKVSLENLARMARAYTQIILLMDEAQ, from the coding sequence ATGCGCTTTCGATTATCTGGCCTGGCTGTCCTCGTCCTGTTCATTGCCGTCATTATCGGCCGTACACTGTCTTATGGCCCGTCTGGTGAGAGCGCTCCCAGGCTTGAGGCGCCTGATGCGCCTGCCATGTCCGGTGAGGAGATCGGCCGGCATTTGGGCGAGGCGATCCGGTTTCAGACCGTCACCAGCAAGGCGGGCGCCCCGGAAGCTGGCGAAGAGCAGCCCTGGCTTGATTTTCATGACTGGCTGGCTGCGACCTACCCCGCCGCGCATGAGGCAATGACGCTGGAGAAAGTCGCGGGACTTACCCTTCTTTACCAGTGGGAGGGGAGCGATCCCTCGCTCAATCCCATCATCCTGATGGCGCATCAGGACGTTGTGCCTGTCAATCCGGGAACAGAAGGCGATTGGGACGCGCCGCCCTTTGCCGGGGAGATCATTGACGGCATTCTCGTCGGGCGCGGCGCGCTTGATGACAAGGCGAGCCTCATCACCCTGATGGAAGCTGCCGAAGGGCTCACGCAATCAGGCTTTGCGCCGAAACGCACGGTCTATTTCCTTTTCGGCCATGACGAAGAAGTCGCAGGGATTGGCGCGAAATCGGCTTTCGCATTGCTCGAAGAGCGCGGCGTGACGGCCGACATGGTGCTCGACGAGGGCATGGTGACGGTCGCCAATGCGCCGCTGACCGGCGGGCCGTTGACGATCATCGGGGTGGCAGAGAAAGGCTATCTCACCGTCGAGCTGAGAGTCTCCGGTGAGGGCGGGCATTCCTCGACCCCGCCGCGCGACAATGCCGTGGTGCGCCTTTCTCGCGCGCTTGTCGCGCTCGAGGAAAATCAGTTCCCGTCGCATCTCAATGAGCAGCCGCTGAAGGACTTCTTCCGCGGCATGGCGCCCGACATGTCCTTCGTCATCCGTATGGCGCTGGCCAATCGCTGGCTGCTCGGCAGTCAGGTCGAGAAGGAGCTCGCTAAACTGCCGACCGCCGATGCGCTGGTGCGCACGACCATCGCACCGACCATGCTGGAGGGGTCGACCAAGGAGAATGTCCTGCCGCAGCGCGCCTCCGCGACAGTGAATTTCCGCATCCACCCATCGGATTCCGTCGAGAAAGTCCTCGATCACATCCGCAAGGTCACACGCGACATTGACGGCGTCGAGATCATCGCGCTTGACGGTTTTGCCTCCGAGCCTTCCCCGGTCTCGAGCGCAAAGACGCAAGCTTTCGCGGCGCTGAGTGCTGCTGCCAGCAGCAGCATCTCCCCCGACGCGCCGATCGTGCCCGGCCTTGTCCTCGGGGCGACCGATGCGCGTTTTTCTTATGGTGTCAGCGAGAACGTCTATCGCTATATGCCCGCGCTCCTTCATACCGATGAGATCGGCGGCATTCACGGAACCAATGAGAAAGTGTCGCTCGAAAACCTTGCGCGCATGGCGCGCGCCTATACTCAGATCATACTCCTGATGGATGAGGCCCAATGA